The following coding sequences lie in one Kryptolebias marmoratus isolate JLee-2015 linkage group LG5, ASM164957v2, whole genome shotgun sequence genomic window:
- the LOC108243881 gene encoding myoneurin isoform X1, translating to MSRVQKLRMFASQRLNAALGEILEAFQETIVKYEEEAALSREVIARQHALLCALNNPTLDAPTAEVFTQRLLHSKDVSNNQNQNPSQDLVSEPLRVEEKQQEQQLQDLDEVEIIEFTYNSNKAINPCHTFQTPGSVPNQNDLQVSSTETEDSDDYSRDSAEARPASEKPEGLCRPKDSVSCRACSRTFTARRFLFRHVRAHVRDTKQVCGLCGEQFEVAGRLKLHLKTHSKTRKLQIHVRTRSREVRLQQLSDLNKNKETEKPDDSSKTLTKKRPRGRPKNVKLDQNNPAKNNKRKRTI from the exons ATGTCCCGGGTCCAGAAGCTTCGGATGTTCGCCAGTCAGCGACTGAACGCGGCGCTGGGAGAGATCCTGGAGGCCTTCCAGGAAACCATCGTGAAATACGAAGAAGAAGCGGCCCTGAGTCGGGAAGTGATCGCCCGTCAGCACGCGCTGCTCTGCGCGCTGAACAACCCGACGTTGGACGCACCTACAGCAG AGGTCTTCACACAGCGGCTGCTACACAGTAAAGATGTCTCCAataaccagaaccagaacccgagTCAGGACTTGGTTTCTGAGCCTTTACGTGTCGAAGAGAAGcaacaggagcagcagctccaagaCCTGGACGAGGTTGAGATCATTGAGTTCACCTACAATTCCAATAAAGCAATAAACCCATGTCACACCTTTCAAACACCAGGATCAGTTCCAAATCAGAATGACTTGCAGGTGTCGTCAACCGAGACCGAAGACAGCGACGACTACAGCAGAGACTCTGCCGAAGCCAGACCGGCTTCAGAAAAACCAGAGGGGCTCTGCAGACCAAAAGATAGTGTCAGCTGCCGGGCGTGCAGCCGTACCTTTACGGCTCGCAGATTTTTGTTCAGACACGTCAGAGCTCACGTCCGGGACACGAAGCAGGTCTGCGGCCTGTGCGGGGAACAGTTTGAGGTTGCCGGCCGCCTGAAACTTCACCTCAAGACGCACTCGAAGACGAGGAAGCTGCAAATCCACGTCAGGACCCGGAGCAGAGAGGTGCGGCTTCAGCAGCTCTCTGAcctcaacaaaaacaaggaaaccGAGAAGCCGGATGACTCCAGCAAGACTCTAACGAAGAAGAGGCCCAGAGGCCGGCCCAAAAACGTTAAACTGGACCAGAATAAtccagcaaaaaacaacaaacggAAGAGGACAATCTGA
- the LOC108243881 gene encoding transcription factor Ovo-like 2 isoform X2 has translation MIVWNCVFQIWIKVFTQRLLHSKDVSNNQNQNPSQDLVSEPLRVEEKQQEQQLQDLDEVEIIEFTYNSNKAINPCHTFQTPGSVPNQNDLQVSSTETEDSDDYSRDSAEARPASEKPEGLCRPKDSVSCRACSRTFTARRFLFRHVRAHVRDTKQVCGLCGEQFEVAGRLKLHLKTHSKTRKLQIHVRTRSREVRLQQLSDLNKNKETEKPDDSSKTLTKKRPRGRPKNVKLDQNNPAKNNKRKRTI, from the exons ATGATAGTGTGGAATTGTGTTTTCCAGATCTGGATAA AGGTCTTCACACAGCGGCTGCTACACAGTAAAGATGTCTCCAataaccagaaccagaacccgagTCAGGACTTGGTTTCTGAGCCTTTACGTGTCGAAGAGAAGcaacaggagcagcagctccaagaCCTGGACGAGGTTGAGATCATTGAGTTCACCTACAATTCCAATAAAGCAATAAACCCATGTCACACCTTTCAAACACCAGGATCAGTTCCAAATCAGAATGACTTGCAGGTGTCGTCAACCGAGACCGAAGACAGCGACGACTACAGCAGAGACTCTGCCGAAGCCAGACCGGCTTCAGAAAAACCAGAGGGGCTCTGCAGACCAAAAGATAGTGTCAGCTGCCGGGCGTGCAGCCGTACCTTTACGGCTCGCAGATTTTTGTTCAGACACGTCAGAGCTCACGTCCGGGACACGAAGCAGGTCTGCGGCCTGTGCGGGGAACAGTTTGAGGTTGCCGGCCGCCTGAAACTTCACCTCAAGACGCACTCGAAGACGAGGAAGCTGCAAATCCACGTCAGGACCCGGAGCAGAGAGGTGCGGCTTCAGCAGCTCTCTGAcctcaacaaaaacaaggaaaccGAGAAGCCGGATGACTCCAGCAAGACTCTAACGAAGAAGAGGCCCAGAGGCCGGCCCAAAAACGTTAAACTGGACCAGAATAAtccagcaaaaaacaacaaacggAAGAGGACAATCTGA
- the LOC108243932 gene encoding RNA/RNP complex-1-interacting phosphatase isoform X3, which yields MSHRLQKKKKGIPERWLDYCPIGQRIPGTRFIAFKVPLKPSLNCRVPKSHSFGMWDLLDSVESQNQELGLIIDLTFTTKYYTVLDVPQSCSYIKIFIEGHKVPSNTAILSFKRAVRQFLKENKNNDNLIGVHCTHGLNRTGYLVCRYLIDVDGLQPSAALELFNSCRGHCIERQNYLDDLQRAAKRSNKGIDEPEKNAVRGLAVQKQPLVAKTEGQKLQTSTLKKKQWPGDDSTEN from the coding sequence ATGTCTCATCgtctgcagaagaaaaagaagggtATACCGGAGCGGTGGCTGGACTACTGTCCTATTGGACAGAGGATACCAGGAACAAGATTCATTGCCTTCAAAGTCCCTTTAAAGCCATCTCTGAACTGTCGGGTTCCCAAGTCCCACTCTTTTGGTATGTGGGACCTTCTGGATTCTGTGGAGAGTCAGAACCAAGAGCTTGGTCTGATCATTGACCTCACCTTCACCACAAAGTACTACACAGTGCTGGATGTCCCGCAGTCCTGCTCGTACATCAAGATCTTCATCGAGGGTCACAAAGTTCCGTCTAACACCGCCATCCTGAGCTTCAAACGAGCAGTGAGGCAATTCTTGAAGGAGAACAAGAACAATGACAATTTAATCGGAGTCCACTGCACTCATGGCCTGAACCGCACAGGGTACCTGGTCTGCAGATACCTGATAGACGTAGACGGGCTCCAACCTTCGGCAGCTCTGGAGCTCTTTAATTCCTGCAGAGGTCATTGCATTGAGAGGCAGAACTACCTGGACGACCTGCAGAGGGCCGCCAAGAGAAGCAACAAGGGCATCGATGAGCCGGAGAAAAATGCAGTTCGAGGGCTCGCTGTGCAGAAACAACCACTGGTAGCAAAAACGGAGGGGCAAAAGCTGCAGACCAGCacattaaagaagaaacaatGGCCTGGTGATGACTCAACAGAGAATTAA